The following are encoded in a window of Acidobacteriota bacterium genomic DNA:
- a CDS encoding methyltransferase domain-containing protein → MTQWFEDDAFWSDYQTFIFQGGQLSDPVRDVDRSLRLAAPLPAGAAVLDLCCGPGRHTLELARRGYRVTGVDRTAAYVNQAERGAAAAGLAVELVREDMRTFRRPGAFDAAFNLYTSFGYFPDPADDRRVAENLFASLRFGGVLVMELMSREVLASGFRARDWSRLAGPGSPIVLEERRLSQDWAWIESDWTLLFPDGRTQTRTVSHRLYSGTELAALLRGVGFAPVTLHGGLDGRPYDHTAWRLVVVARKG, encoded by the coding sequence GTGACGCAATGGTTTGAGGACGACGCGTTCTGGTCCGACTACCAGACGTTCATTTTCCAGGGCGGACAGCTCAGCGACCCGGTGCGGGACGTGGACCGGTCGCTGCGGCTCGCCGCGCCGCTGCCCGCCGGAGCCGCTGTGCTGGACCTGTGCTGCGGGCCGGGCCGGCACACCCTGGAGCTGGCCCGCCGCGGCTACCGGGTCACCGGGGTGGACCGCACCGCCGCCTATGTGAACCAGGCCGAACGGGGGGCCGCCGCCGCGGGGCTCGCCGTGGAACTGGTCCGCGAGGACATGCGCACGTTCCGCCGACCCGGGGCGTTCGACGCGGCGTTCAACCTCTATACCTCGTTCGGCTACTTTCCCGATCCCGCCGACGACCGGCGGGTGGCCGAGAACCTGTTCGCCTCGCTCCGCTTCGGCGGCGTCCTGGTGATGGAGCTGATGAGCCGCGAGGTGCTGGCGAGCGGTTTCCGCGCGCGCGACTGGAGTCGCCTGGCCGGCCCGGGCAGCCCCATCGTCCTCGAGGAGCGGCGCCTGAGCCAGGACTGGGCCTGGATCGAATCGGACTGGACCCTCCTCTTTCCCGACGGTCGCACCCAGACCCGCACCGTGAGCCACCGCCTCTACTCCGGCACCGAGCTGGCGGCGTTGCTTCGGGGAGTCGGCTTTGCGCCGGTGACGCTCCATGGCGGGCTGGACGGTCGCCCATACGACCACACCGCCTGGCGGCTGGTGGTTGTGGCGCGGAAAGGCTAG
- a CDS encoding class I SAM-dependent methyltransferase: MWRGKARAVGGYYDKNLASERLRRCYELAPPRVRQYLEAEIHHVLSHLSPDCHVLELGCGYGRVLTALVPAATLAVGVDTSRASLAAARRDLAAYPDLRLLAMDAAALGFRDGTFDVVVAIQNGISAFHRDPAALLREACRVVRPGGTVLFSSYADAFWEHRLDWFRRQAAAGLVGAIDEARTGNGVIVCTDGFTATTFSPADFLKMTAGLPATVRIVEVDGSSVFCEINLR, translated from the coding sequence TTGTGGCGCGGAAAGGCTAGGGCGGTGGGCGGCTACTACGACAAGAATCTTGCGTCGGAGCGGCTCCGGCGCTGTTACGAGCTGGCTCCGCCCCGGGTCCGCCAATACCTGGAGGCGGAAATCCATCATGTCTTGAGTCATCTCTCTCCCGACTGCCACGTGCTGGAACTGGGATGCGGTTACGGCCGCGTGCTGACCGCCCTGGTCCCCGCGGCGACGCTCGCGGTGGGCGTCGACACGTCGCGCGCCAGCCTCGCCGCGGCCCGGCGGGATCTGGCGGCGTATCCCGATCTCCGCCTCCTGGCCATGGATGCCGCGGCGTTGGGCTTCCGCGACGGCACGTTCGACGTGGTGGTCGCCATCCAGAACGGCATCTCGGCATTCCACCGCGATCCGGCTGCGCTCCTCCGGGAGGCCTGCCGGGTGGTCCGCCCCGGCGGCACCGTGCTGTTCTCGAGTTACGCCGACGCCTTCTGGGAGCACCGGCTGGACTGGTTCCGCCGTCAGGCGGCCGCCGGGCTCGTGGGCGCCATTGACGAGGCCCGCACCGGGAACGGTGTCATCGTCTGCACCGACGGCTTCACCGCCACCACATTCAGTCCCGCCGACTTTCTCAAGATGACGGCGGGCCTGCCGGCGACCGTCCGAATCGTAGAGGTTGATGGATCCAGCGTGTTCTGCGAGATCAATCTCAGATGA
- a CDS encoding DMT family transporter produces MAYLGQIAALATALCWVFTALCFTRAGARVGSETVNHNRLWLAFVLNTVIHTIAFGQPLPLEADGTRWLYLGLSGLIGFVFGDALLLEAFIRIGPQPALLVMTLAPVLGALLAWVFLGEALTAGQMIAIGLTLAGIAIVIGGHARPQGGATSGAAGGLSRWEMVGYLCAGGGALGQAVGLYLSKLGLQGDFSPVSANVIRVTAATVGITIIALAGGKIRQHVVRMRDRTAALELAGGAVLGPVVGVILSLVAVQHAPLGIASTIMQMSPVLMIPINFLLFRERASLSAIVGTLLAVSGAALLFWL; encoded by the coding sequence GTGGCTTATCTCGGACAAATCGCCGCTTTGGCCACCGCCCTGTGCTGGGTGTTCACCGCCCTGTGCTTCACCCGCGCCGGCGCACGGGTGGGCTCCGAGACGGTGAACCACAACCGGCTCTGGCTGGCGTTCGTGCTCAACACCGTCATCCACACCATCGCCTTCGGCCAGCCGCTGCCGCTGGAAGCTGACGGCACGCGCTGGCTGTACCTCGGTCTGTCGGGGCTCATCGGGTTCGTCTTCGGCGACGCACTGCTTCTTGAGGCATTCATTCGCATCGGTCCCCAGCCCGCGCTTCTCGTGATGACACTGGCCCCGGTGCTGGGCGCCCTGCTTGCGTGGGTGTTCCTCGGCGAGGCGCTGACCGCCGGGCAGATGATCGCCATCGGGCTGACGCTGGCGGGCATCGCCATCGTCATCGGCGGACATGCCCGGCCGCAAGGCGGCGCCACAAGCGGCGCCGCCGGCGGACTGAGCCGTTGGGAGATGGTGGGCTACCTCTGTGCCGGCGGCGGCGCGCTAGGGCAGGCGGTGGGGTTGTACCTGTCGAAGCTGGGGCTGCAGGGAGATTTCTCTCCGGTTTCGGCCAACGTCATCCGGGTGACGGCGGCCACCGTGGGCATCACCATCATCGCCTTGGCCGGCGGCAAAATCCGCCAGCATGTGGTGCGCATGCGCGACCGGACGGCGGCGTTGGAACTGGCCGGCGGCGCCGTGCTCGGCCCCGTGGTGGGGGTGATCCTGTCGCTGGTGGCAGTGCAGCACGCGCCGCTTGGGATCGCCTCCACCATCATGCAAATGTCACCCGTGCTCATGATCCCCATCAACTTCCTGCTGTTCCGCGAGCGGGCCAGTTTGTCGGCCATCGTCGGGACGCTGCTGGCCGTCTCCGGTGCCGCGCTGCTGTTCTGGCTGTGA